The region acttctactgagaagtaagtcccattacagtcaatgggacttaccagtgtggctaggattgcaatgtgagagcccaagcctatgcatgtctgctcagaagtaagtcctattatagtcaatgaggtttactcccaggtaagtgtggataggattgcagccttcattggGGTGTTCTGGGAGgatcttggaacaatcagtggCTTTCAGAATCAGGGGCATATGGTGGAATTTTAGGGAGAAGAGGTACTAAATAGACTGTTtgttgttggcacccttcagtctcgaaagactatggtatcgcgctctgaaaggaggttctggaacagcatctagtgtggctgaaaaggccaatttgggagtgacaatcccttccacactgggagcaactgcagtctgtccctggtctgtctccctggctatgggccttccttctttgcctcttagcctcagactgttggccaagtgtctcttcaaactgggaaaggccatgctgcacagcctgcctccaagcgggcactcagaggccagggtttcccacttgttgaggtccactcctaaggccttcagatccctcttgcagatgtccttgtatcgcagctatggtctacctgtagggcgctttccttgcacgagttctccatagaggagatcctttgggatccggccatcatccattctcacaacatgaccgagccaatgcaggcatctctgtttcagcagtgcatacatgctagggattccagcatgttccaggactgtgttgtttggaactttgtcctgccaggtgatgctgagaagccatttagttatttgatttttctctgtaaaccgctttgtgaacttttagttgaaaagcggtatataaatactgttaataataataataataatgcgtCGGagacagtgcatgtggaaagcgctcagtttcctctcctgttgtgagcgaagagtccatgactcgctgcagtacagaagtgtactcaggacacaagctctgtagacctggatcttggtatgttccgtcagcttcttgttggaccagactctctttgtgagtctggaaaacgtggtagctgctttaccgatgcatttgtttagctcggtattgagagaaagagtgttggagatcgttgagccaaggtacacaaagtcatggacaacctccagttcatgtgcagagattgtaaatAGACTGCAGCCCTGATAATAAAGGATGTGGGTCTGTGTGCTCCCCTTGCATGAAGGGAGGGGTGTTCCTAAAACATAAGACAGCCCATCACACCTAAGGAGATGTAGTAGTCCTGCTCCCATCCACTTCCCTGCTCTTTCAGACCTCTGTGGTTGTGATGTGCAAGAAACTGGCCTGATGCATCTTTCTAGGCCAACATTTAGACTAGAAACTCTTGAACATGGTTCAGATTAATGATCATGTGTCTTCATAAAAGGGCccttgggaaatgtagtcctgtATCTTCTTAGAAAGGACCCCTGGGAAATTTAGTTTTGGGGAGTGCTGAAGAAGATTATCAGGATTAGGCATCACATCTTGACAGTCAGACCCAAGGGAAATGAATAATAAATGCATGGCGTAGATGTGCCCCTGTGGATGCAAGCCAGCCAAGGTTGGAGGACATCTCAGCTCTTTTTATCCTGAGTACAGCCTTTTGGAATGAAGATGTGCTTGAACTTGCTCCCTTCTGTTGCAGTGAGGGTGTGGTATGAAAATGGCTATAATCTTTTTGCCTCCTCTGTCAAATTAGATTCAGGAAGCAGCTTTTGGGGCACATCCACAGAACCACTGCCTGTGCTCCTCTCAGTGTGGCTGACCGTGACTAGAAGTGCCCCTTGAAAAGTCAGGTATATCTGTTCTTCTGGACACCTGTACCTCCATACCTGCTGCAGGATGTCTGTACTGCACTCTGTATAGGTGATCCTAGGAATGTTTGGCCAGGTGTGCTGCCTTTTTGTGGGGGTATTTTGTTCTGGAATGGTATGTTCCATTCTGCAAATGCAAGATGAAATGGAGACTTTAGATTTTGCAAACCTCTCCACTTAGCAGTGCTATCACAGTTTGGAAAACTTTTTGTGCCTGCATTATTTTCCTTTGAGTAAGGGAGGCCTTCATTTAGGCTGTTTTCTTCATACATTATTGCCTTTTTATGTAATTTGTGGGGCAGTAGCACATCAGCCATCACTTGGAATAGCTctctaaggaaaaaaaattgaaacaatCCCTGTTTCCAATGCCTGTAAATGTGATATATGGGGCTAGAATAATTTGCCTTGCTTGGTATAACTGTCAATACGTAACTTGAAGGCCAAGGATGTGCTTCACTTTCAGCACATCAGAGATGTGCTTCAGTTAACACTGTGTCACAGAAATCTGCAAGCACTTATGTTAATCATTCTTTGATCACACAGTTCTATGTGGGCCTTTGGGCAGGTTCCCTCTGTAACACACACTCAACTCCTAAGAGAAGGGACAGTTGTCTCTGTGTGTAAAAAGTGATAACCTTGAGGCGCATCTCTTCAGAGATTTTGGCTTTGACATGAGAAAACAGTTGCTAAGCTAGATTACCTAACaggcagactaagggcccaatcctatgggcctcagtgccagcagTACACTTGCACAGCTGGTGccgggtgttgcaaacatgccgtaaggcacatttgtggctcCTGCAGCATATGCAACAccggcagggaggcctgtgcaacCCAGTCAGTGTCTCTGAAAAGACCCCAGCTGCCACTGGCAGAAAGGTGAGTGCCAGGTGGCATggaggcatggggaaggtggcaggagggtggtggggtggtgttccgggggaggggggagatggtggAGCGGCAGGTGGGATTGACCCAGGAGAGAGGGGAATCAGTAGAGGTCTCCtgtgctgaatcctagcccccatatCAGGCTCAGAAGCCCAGCATGGGgcttcaagtctgcaccagtgatttaactggcacagattcaagaagcctcattgcaggggCTGGGACTATACTTGGGATAAAGGGATGAATGAACCCTTCTCAGGAGATGACCTCTGTCAGCTTCccaggccccacaggatacaggagcagccattttcgCACTGCTGTAACCCGTGGCAccgggaagcataggattaggctgcccacaTGTGCTTAAGACACCAGCAAAGCAGAGAATAACTTGATATTTGCTATTTCAAAAAAAAGCATTGAAGtagtttaacccctgctaattgggtaagaggcactttttcaagtgggtgctcctttttttagcagggggagagtaactggcccacctcaccccagcactgtctgttctagtggctgtctgctggtgttctttttgcatctttttagattgtgagcccttttgggacagggagccatttagttatttgatttttctctgtaaaccgctttgtgaacttttagttgaaaagcggtatataaatactgttaataataatagtttatcATGGGAAAAATCATCACTTTGTTAGACTTTTTTACACTCCACTACACACTCTTTCCTCatttttatgttttctttttattaCTTATCCCCACCTAAACAAGGGGGGGGCATCCTATTAAGGTAGATCAAAATAATGTGAAGAAATCGAATCCTATCGTGTTGcaataattttttattattgATATATTCTCCTGAgttattcattttttctttctttcttatatatgtattatatataGACATAAAAATGGTGTACATAAGAAGACCAAGTTCAAGTAGGAATtagggaactgctgctctaaggcacagtcatttatcatatcaagaaatctggtctctctttcatgacccaGGCAAAATGATGGGGCAAAATGATGGGAAATTCTTTTGTTGAATAAGAGCCTGGGCAAGGACAAATGCTGTGGCATTTGCAAATGGTAGCTCAGTGCTGTTTTCACTGCCTAAACCCCTTCCTAACAGTCTCACTGCTGTTCTTTTTAACAGAGCTCCTTTCAAATAGATGGAAACCTTCACAAGCTCTCCCTGTAGCGACCCAAGTGGAAATTTGGGGATCCAAAACTGCCAGGATGAGCACTTCCTCTATTTTGCCTATGGCAGCAACTTGTTGCGAGAGAGGATCAGGTTGAGCAACCCATCTATCATTTTCCATGTCCTGGGAAGTTTACTGGTTAGTTCTGCATTTTGTTTGACTATTTACATatgcaaagaaacaaagaaaCTTGTTGTTGTCCACTTAAGCCATGTCTACCAAATGTGAAAGAAGTGTCCTAAGATCATCTTTTGCTTTCTGCAGTTATTTCATAGTGAAAGTAGTTAACAAGGTAGCTTTCTGCCTTTGATGTGTGCAAATCAAGCGTTTAGCCTGCTAGAGGGCCACTTGGTGGCTTGTTTTGATGTTGGAAGCATATAGAGCGGAGGTAGGCAGCCAGTAGACCTGGAGTTACTGGTAGCTCACATGCCTGGTTTGGGTAGCTCATGGTAAAGGGCTGAAAAACGTTTTGCTTCTACCACTGCTGTGTAGGCTACTTCGTCACTATTCTGGGTTCTGTTTTAGCAAATAAATTAAACCAGGGCTTATGAAGGACATGTTTTGGATGGCAGACGTGTGAAGCAATGATAAAATGGAGTTGCCTCAGTGTGTGCAGTGCATTTCAGACCACTGTTTAATAGACTGTCTCCTTGGTCCTTATCGCTGAAATACTTGAGTGTCTCCTGGCTGTACAAACAGATTGTGTGCTTCATCCCATTCACACACCCCAAGGAGCTGGTGATTCAGCTAGGTGGCAGGTATGACGAGGTTGTTCTTGCTGTTATGTTTGTGTTGGCATTTCATAGCAGAGCTTTGCATTCATTACTGACTGCCCCTGAGATATCACCCCTGTGCAGGCAGTGGCTTCCACAGGTTATGTTGTTCCTTTTGTACTTGCAACCTTTTGGTGGACCTAGTTATACATCCATCTCCATGCTAGATGGAGCCAGCCCAACTTACTTATTCCTCCAGCATCCAAACCGTATGTTTGCACAAATAAGAATGCATGCTTCTCTTTGTCGGGAGCCAGAGTCTTAATGCATCCAAACCGTATGTTTGCACAAATAAGAATGCATGCTTCTCTTAATCCGgaaccagagtccctgaggcagttcatggctgaacccagtcacgttctggcaactcctgcgacgtcgctggaatcaaccatattggcttctgcctttccattgaaccatttcagcgacgtggagaggggggatttgctgcatgggtaacggtctatcctccatatctacttttatccaggcttcgcgcactggagaggacactctgttccagaacactattcagagcgcgataccatagtcttccgagactgaaggatgccaacaagcttcTCTTTGTTCTTTCCCAGTCTTTGGAGCACCCTAGCTACAAAAACTCAACTTCCAGAAAGCTGAGCTAAGGTTTTCTGTGTACTGCCATTTAGtgagttttctctctctctcactcactcacacacacagttcaaatttatctttaatctgcttttttaaaaagtatgcaaaTTAATGAGGAATCCAAGTTTTACTACTTTATACATTACAGTAGATCTTTGGCAGTTAACAATTTTGTTAAGTAGCTCAAGTATATCTGTTGATTGCCTAGAGGGTATGAACCTTGGTTCAATTTCAAATGGTGAAATTCCACTAGTGAAGTATTTGAACCCATCTAGATGTGACCTTAGATGCTGTATTATCTAGGTTGGGATTTTCAAATAGCAGCCTTATGGGAGCCCCATCCAAATTGTGGCCATGCCACAGAAGTAGAAAAGTTGAACCTTTTAATTCTGCAAAAATTAACCACTGAaaatcctcttccccctcccccgccaatgTACCACTGCAACATCATTAACAACTGTGGGATTTTCAACAGGGATTGGGTGCAGAATTATACGGATAAACACCCTTGGTGGTGGTCCATGCTGTGGTCCTGATCAGGATCAAATTGGCTGCTGTTTGAAAGGTCACCCCAAAGGAGTTGATTCATTTAAATCCATATTCAATTCGGCtctatgatttttaaaaaattagttgcTTAATCTGTTATTTCTTGCTTAATCCATTATTTCTATTTAAAATCAGTTAGTGAATAGAAATTGAAACTAGGGACACGATTAGAATAGtaacttttctccctctcccctttttcGCATATTTGTTGTTTATTTAACTGATTGCACGCTGTTAACTCTAAAAATAGATATTCtttgtgattgatcattttcTTGATTTAATTTGCAGGGTTATAAACTTGCTTTCGGCTCTCATCTTGGCAAACCAAGTTCTACCTGGCATGGAAGTACAGCTACCATTATCCAGAGCCCTAGTGACGAAGTGTGGGGTGTAGTATGGAGAATGAACATTAGTGATTTATGTTCTCTGGATAAGTAGGTGTCATTATTTTACAACTTCCTATCAATTTATTAATTGAGGCACGCACACTGTAAAGATCTTGTTCTGGATTGTATTCTCATAAGAAGCCAGTCCTTTTGCCAAAGGCCTCATCAAACTATAAGTAATGATCAATGCTGTGTAGGAGGATATATGTTTTTAAGATGAAGTGTTTATGTTGAAATATTAAACTACGTGTAAAAAATAGAAACTATAAGAGAGTGATACATTTATTCAAAAAAGTCTTGCTACGTATGTTAATGACGaaagtctggttaggattgggttgacaatcttccagtgccaatgcagctacagtttaccttgaggtaaaggaacaaacattcccttaccttgaggaggcctctgtgactgcagcccTGCCCCCCCGGCAGGATgaagtgtgcaccccattggcacagctccatcagtgctggaatgttaaCTTGGGTTGGGCTGTGTAACTGTACTTttcttacaaaagaaaaaaaaggcttaATTTGTTGTTCAGCTTCTGTTGCAGAGCTTGATTTAGTCAGAACTGGGTTTCATCTTAGATTCTCGCAACAGGTTGTCATAGAACCAGggacaaaggaaaatatattaGAAGCTTTGCCTTTATAATAAGGGTTGTCTTACAGCTCTGATCTTTAGGGTGTGATCTTAgttaagtttcactgtgttcagtgggacttattcccaagtataggattacactgtatttctgtgtgtgtgtgtgtgtgtgtgtgtgtgtccatcagCAGCAATAGTGCGGAATTAGAATGGGCAACAGGAAGCATATCTTACAGGGGAACTTCCAGTTTCAGGGATCTAGAGCTCCCATCCCTTTTATTGGCATTCTTTCTTGTGATAGTACTGTTTGTCAGAATGGGGGCTCCTAGCCCCCACCAAGGAGACACTGACTGTGTTTTTATATTGCAATGAGTGTTGTAAGACTTAAGATTATAGATTAATCGATGTGTCTGATTGCTCGTTCTGTATTCCAACGGAGCTTTAATCGCAGATTTTTACTATATACATGTGATGTATGCtggaatataagaaaagccctcccaATCAGGTCAAAGGACCATTTCATCCAAGagcctgtttcccacagtgacccaccagattccTCTGGGAGGACGTCCACAGCATGAGATGTGGTAGGCAGGATCATTACCATAATGAAAGGAAGCGAAAGGTCTCCAGGCAGCAGAAGGTTCCTCTTTCTGGCAAGGGTGGTGTTGTGACTGCTGTCCTGTGACTCATTTCTGGAAAAGCATGGCTAATATTAAATGCACCCAGTTGCATGAGTTTGTTTCTCTTTCGCTTGAACTGCAATATGTGCATACAGTTAGGGTGCTTCAAGATGCCACTAAATTACATGGACACTGTACTGATCCCAGCCAATTCAACAGGAGACTAGGGAACTAAAAGAGCCAGCATAAAGGGGAACAGTCCTACTGTTGACAACAAGTGCTTTATAAAAGACTAATGTTCATTGTGATGCTCTTTTCATTATACcataaaaaaagccctgctgatttaggccaaaagcccatctagtccagcttcctgtatctcacagcaggccACCAGATgactcaaggagcacacaagatacctgcatcctgttgtcactaccttgtacctggcattctgaggtagcctacttctaaaacaagaATAATGCAGATactcatcatagcttgtaacgtGTGATGGTTACCTGTTATGCTAAATCTTTCAGCCAACAGTTCAGAAAGCTGCTATCTGCATACCACTTGAGTTCCCAAAAAATGGACATTGTCATTCTACTAATAGTCTTGATTGGGGGGGATGTCTGGTGCTGCACAATGCCTTGCTAAATAACTAGTCCCCTTTTAACAAGTAAATTATTATATTTGCTATCATGCTAGTGATTTGAGATGAAAAGTATTCCTTATTCTCTTCCAGACAAGAAGGCGTTGAAGATGGCCTTTATGTCCCAATAGATGTTGACGTTCGTACTGAAGAAGGGAAAGTCCTTAAGTGTCGATGTTATCAAATGACTGACTATGTTTATGGTCTTCCTTCCCCACAGTATAAAAAGGTGTGTGTTTTCTGCGCTTCTAAGGAAACTAGGAGCTGATGAAGAGCACGCCTTACTTTTCTGTTTATAATTATTTGCACGGAGTTGATCTTGGGTAGCATCTTGACTAGAGCTTCTGCTGTTGGAGCTCCCTCTATGAATGGAGGAGCAGTCCACTGACTCATGGAAAGAGCTTAGGTACACAGAGAGAAGGGCTAGTCAGAATGCTACCTATTATCTCAGTGAAGTTTAAGAAGAAAATGTACAGTCTTAACTTACTTACAGTCAAAACGTACTGTATTCCAAAAACCAACAGAGTCTACTTCACAATGTATCTAATTGGTTTTGCTGGAAACCTCCTAAGAAACCTTGTTAACCTTTGGAGACCATTAATCATGGTTAACAGTTAATGTTAACCATTTCCATGTCTTTTTAAACCACTGGGACAAAGATGGCAATTCTACGTGCTTCCGGGCCGTGGCTATAACAATCCTACAAGTACAATCTAAATGTGTCGAGTTTCTGTTGGAGATGTTCAGTTCTATGGGCAAACTgggtaaaacatttttttttttgtattgccCTGTTATACAAagttgtgttcaatggcacttactcccaagaaagtgtgaatagaattgtagccttgaGCACTAGAAATAAATGACCTGGGGCTTACGCTTTAACAATGGGAAAAATCCCTTTGAATAGATTTAGAGATGAATGGAGACATTTTATGAATTTGATACATGGGAATTTAATTCTACATGGAATTTAATTCTAGGTAGTACATTTCTATTATTATCAGTACAGACTTTTCTTTCTGTGGTCTATTGTTACAGTAATTAGTgttgttcagttttctctccccccctctttctcttaGAAATTATGGATTTTGTTGGGTTAGAAGAATTTACTACAGAGTGTTTACTTTGGGGGTGATGTGTATGTGGTGTTTGTGCACACTCCTCTTTAACACATTACATTTGGGGGGGAGATTTAGACAAGGGGCTTTTCTGAAGGTTTACTGTGATGATGGTTTATCTTTCTTCAACTTAATGTTCAATATAGTCCTGCCCCTGCATAGCCCTATAGCA is a window of Tiliqua scincoides isolate rTilSci1 chromosome 5, rTilSci1.hap2, whole genome shotgun sequence DNA encoding:
- the GGCT gene encoding gamma-glutamylcyclotransferase translates to METFTSSPCSDPSGNLGIQNCQDEHFLYFAYGSNLLRERIRLSNPSIIFHVLGSLLGYKLAFGSHLGKPSSTWHGSTATIIQSPSDEVWGVVWRMNISDLCSLDKQEGVEDGLYVPIDVDVRTEEGKVLKCRCYQMTDYVYGLPSPQYKKVICMGAKQNGLPSDYRKKLDAIETNNYEGPLPLLEEIEAALNVSEKTQ